The following coding sequences lie in one Carassius auratus strain Wakin unplaced genomic scaffold, ASM336829v1 scaf_tig00214354, whole genome shotgun sequence genomic window:
- the LOC113091897 gene encoding uncharacterized protein LOC113091897: MADNNHLCLLGLIFLSSLLTGVSGVDDDHVFISSGEDVRLPCNNALHDCKSTTWIYNRFRDSAAVELIGLGIKKDTERHERLSLGSDCSLNIRNISTEDYGSYTCQQWIGEKKDEKQEPDARVYLHVLHVSSSHTEISSGLSVTLFCQLYSYPPVSCDDWIRSERIQLFWVNQAGVKSDSRYQISSSSDQCMISLNTTLLNEDDNREWRCEVTHRDQVKTSVTYTVKSSARADTPTEPSHTKVAVISVSVAVIAVLLAAVLWLIWRKRADSDRGTGEAAVKDENDDKKTYETINMDTPAAVTEHERTDDVTYSEVSSTSKKPVKSLKDHTDTVTYATIR; the protein is encoded by the exons atGGCTGATAATAATCATCTGTGTCTGCTGGGActgatctttctctcttcacttctcacAG GTGTCAGTGGAGTGGATGATGATCATGTGTTCATCAGTTCTGGTGAAGATGTCCGTCTGCCCTGTAATAATGCTCTTCATGACTGTAAATCAACTACATGGATCTATAACAGATTCAGAGATTCAGCAGCAGTTGAACTGATTGGTTTAGGGAtaaagaaagacacagagagacatgagagactgagtctggggtctgactgctctctgaacatcaGGAACATCTCCACAGAAGATTATGGATCTTACACCTGTCAACAATGGATTGGTGAGAAGAAAGACGAAAAACAAGAACCTGATGCTCGtgtttatctgcatgttcttcatg TCTCATCCTCACACACTGAGATCAGTTCAGGTCTCTCTGTGACTCTCTTCTGTCAGCTGTATTCATATCCTCCAGTCTCTTGTGATGATTGGATCCGTTCTGAGAGAATTCAGCTGTTCTGGGTGAATCAGGCTGGTGTTAAATCAGACTCCAGATATCAGATATCATCCTCATCAGATCAGTGTATGATCTCTCTGAATAcaacactcctgaatgaagaTGACAACAGAGAGTGGAGATGTGAAGTTACTCACAGAGATCAAGTCAAGACCTCAGTCACATACACTGTCAAGAGTTCAG CTCGAGCTGATACACCGACAGAACCATCTCATACAAAAG TCGCAGTGATTTCTGTGTCTGTCGCTGTGATCGCTGTTCTTCTGGCTGCTGTTCTCTGGCTGATCTGGAGAAAAAGAGCTG ATAGTGACAGAGGGACTGGTGAAGCAGCA GTTAAAGATGAGAATGATGATAAAAAGACGTATGAGACGATCAACATGGACACCCCTGCTGCTGTGACAGAGCAT GAGCGGACAGATGATGTGACTTACTCTGAAGTCTCCTCTACCAGTAAAAAGCCTGTGAAATCACTCAAA GATCATACTGACACAGTGACTTACGCTACCATCAGATGA